Genomic segment of Prochlorococcus marinus CUG1417:
TTTCTTTTGTCTGCTTCGGAAATTAACCACCAAGCTAGACCTGCTGCTCCAATAAAAGCACCGCTTATTAATGATAAAAGATTATTTGAAGACGAATCTCTGTATTCAGACATTGGTAAAATATTTACTCCTATATTCTATATTAGTTCTTATCTTGAAATATAGTACTTAAACGCAATAAAGGATTCCCAATCCCCGGTCGTAATGATTTTGTTTTTTCGTCTTCCTCATCTATGCAAGAAGTGTAAATTACCTGATTAGGGAATAATTTCGCAATTTCATTTAACCCTTTATTTGAGCAAATAGCAGTTATTAAAAGAATCCTATTTGAATCAACACCTAATTCCTTTAATTTAATTAAAGTTTCTAATGTTGCTGATTTTGTTGTTATTTGTTCTGAATAAAATATGACTCCTTCATTTGATTCAATAGTTTTAGGAAGTTCTCCTAATGAGAGGGTTGAATTAGGAATTACTTCTTTAGATCCAAACCAAAGAGATAACCCTTCGGGCAACATTGCGAGCACTTTTATTGGATAATCATTATTAATAAAGAATCCATCTGCGTCCCCATTATCAGTATTTACTATTTCTTTTTTATATGGCAGCCAATTTCGTAATGCTTCATATGTAAGCCATTTCCCTAATTGCTCATATCCTGTTGAGTACAAAATATTTGGAGTATTTTTTTCTCGCAGTATTGAAAGCCAATGTTTTATTAATGGATGAGGAGGAACAATAACCTTTAATGACATTGCCATATATTTTCCTTTAAGATACTCTTACAAACTTTAAATACTTAAGTTCTAAAATACAGTCTTATTATGATTAAATCAATTGTTTTCCCCTCACTAAAGAATGCATTAATTACTTTGTTGTTCGTTGGGATTTTATTTTTTAATTCTGTAAATTCTGCATGGGCTAAAAGACCTCCTGAGATTAGAAACCAGCAAGACCTTAATTTAGAGCCAGATATGCATGGTCAAGATTTAAGTGGTAACGAATATGTTAAGTTTGATTTGAATGGGTTTAATTTCAGTGAAAGTAATTTAGAAGGCGCGGTGTTCAATAACAGTAAATTGCAAAATTCAAAGTTTAATGGAGCCAATTTAAGAGATGCACTAGCTTATGCAACGGATTTTACAGATGCAGATCTTTCGGATGTTAATTTTACAAATGCTTTATTGATGGAGAGTAATTTTGAAGGAGCAAAAATAGATGGTGCTGATTTTACTGATGCTGTTCTTAGTCGTACACAACAAAAACAATTATGTGCGATTGCTAATGGCACAAATAGTTCTACAGGAGAGAGTACAGAATATAGCTTAGGGTGTTAATCATTAAAGATGAAAAAAAAAATACCAGTTATCGTTGTTTCAGGATTTCTTGGTTCAGGTAAAACAACTTTTCTAAGATATCTATTAAAAGAGAGTAATAAAAAATTTGGTTTAATAATAAATGAATTTGGGGATGTTGGAATTGACGGTGATTTGATTAAAAGTTGTGATAAATGTGATGAATCTGAAGACGACTGCATAATCGAATTAAACAATGGATGTTTATGTTGTACTGTTCAAGATGATTTTGTTCCATCAATAAAAGCTCTCCTAGAATTTAATCCTTCTATCGAATCAATAATTATCGAAACAAGTGGCTTGGCACTACCAATTCCCTTAATTCAAGCACTTAACTGGCCTGAGATCAGGTCTTCCATCTACCTTGATATTGTTGTTGGTATCGTTAATGGAGAATCAATGCTTAATGGTTCACCAATTAATGATTTAAATAAAATAACAAAACAATATAATGAAACAGATAAAATTGATCACAACGCCAGTATAGATGAACTTTTTGAGGAGCAACTAGAAGTTTCTGATATCGTTTTAGTCTCTAGATCAGATATCTTAAATGATGATCAGTTTGACGTTGTAAAACATAGAATTCAAGGAAGTCTAAACTCATCTACACCAGTCCTTAAATCCAATAATGGCAAAATTGATTTGAACTATCTATTTGATTTTAATTTTAAAAAAGAGACTTATAAAGAATTTTTAACTGAAGAACATGACCATAATCATGTTGAACTTGTATCAGATTCAATAAAATTAAGTTATTTCCTTGAAAAAAATAACTTTGAAAAGGAGATGTCAAAAATCTTGGATGAATTAAACATTCTTCGAATAAAAGGACGTATTTGGATACCAAACAAATCATTGCCTTTACAAATACAAATTGTTGGAAAGAAAATTAATACTTGGTTTGAAGAAGCTCCAGACAATTGTTGGAGACCAAATGATAATGCTGGGCTTGAATTAGTAATAATTTCCTTTGATGAAAAATCTATAAAAACTTTCAATAGAAAAATTAAAGAGAAATTTAAGATTTTAAGTGAACCAAAAATAGCAATTTGACATTATAGTTAGCTGTCGGGATACTTAGACAGTAGAGACAGCCCAAGATGAAAAATCCAAAAATTGCTTTTAAACAAATAATCTCTGACGAAGTTACATCAATTGATAAAATAAAATGTTCAAAATGTGGAGGATCAGGGAATTTTAAAACACATGAAAATTCAAGAAGAACTTGCTTAGTATGTTTTGGTAGAGGCTACATAAACATCTAATAATTCAGAAAACCTTAAGGTAAAAATATTTGTTTATTAATCAATAGTACTTTTTATTAAAATTTAAACTAATCTTCTAGTAGAAATTAATTTTTAATTGGACCAATTTGCTGCAAAAGTTTTTATAAGACTAAGACCCTCAGTCTTGGATCCAGCAGGAGAAGCTACCAAATCTGCCTCTATAAAACTTGGAGCCGAGGGAATAAAATCATTACGTATAGGAAAAATGATTGAGGTAAAAATAGAAGGTAATGGTGAAAAGGACGTAAGAGAAAAAATTGATTTATTGTGTGACAGGTTATTTGCAAATACTGTTATTGAAGATTATGAGTATTCACTAGAAAAACTATAAGATGGATAATTTTATTGTAGGAGTTGTTGTCTTCCCTGGTTCTAATTGTGATCGAGATGTTTCATGGGCATTGGAAGGTTGTTTAGATATAAGAACAAAATACTTGTGGCATGAGTCATCAGATTTAAGTGATGTGGATGCAATAGTTTTACCTGGAGGATTTAGCTATGGTGATTATTTAAGATGCGGAGCAATTGCGAGATTCTCTCCATTAATAAATGCCTTGGATGAGTTCGTTAAAAGTGGGAAAAGAGTTTTAGGAATTTGTAATGGGTTTCAAATTTTGACAGAATCAGGATTTTTGCCTGGCGCTCTTGTTGCAAATAAAAATCTTAATTTTATCTGTGATGACGTTGAATTGGATATCGTTTCTTCAAAAGGAGGTTGGTTTAAAAATGAAGATGAAAAACAAACTATTAAGTTGCCAATAGCGCATGGGGAGGGAAGATATCATTGTGATTCTGATACTTTAAAAAAACTTGTAGATAATGAATTGATTGCTTTGAGATATAAAAATAATCCCAATGGATCCTCATTCGATATCGCAGGCATAACTAATGAAAAGGGAAATGTTCTAGGTTTAATGCCTCATCCTGAAAGAGCATGTGACGAGACAATTGGTGGGACTGATGGTCTCTTTACATTAAAATCATTAATATTGAAATAAAAAAGACCCCCAATTTTGGAGGTCTTTTTTTTATTTAATTTGGGATGAAATTAAACAGTAGCTTTTACTTTTGGATCTAAATCGCCTTTTGCGTAAAGATCAGCAAAATAATTAGTGCTATTTTGTTTGATCTTACTTGCTTGACCTTCGCACCAGAACTGCTTGTATCTATCAAGACAAACTTGCTTCATATATTTTCTAGCAGGCTTGTTGAAATGTCTTGGGTCAAAGTTTGCCTTATCAGCAAATGCGGCCTCTCTGACCGCGGCAGTGAATGCAAGCCTGTTATCGGTATCAATGTTCACTTTCCTAACTCCATTTCTTATTCCCTCTTGAATCTCTTCAACAGGAACACCATATGTTTGAGGAATTTCACCACCATATTTGTTAATGATATCCAACCATTCCTGAGGCACTGAACTAGATCCATGCATTACAAGATGTGTATTTGGAATTGCTTTATGGATTTCAGCAATTCTGCTTATTGCAAGAACTTCTCCTGTAGGTTTCCTTGTGAATTTATATGCACCATGACTTGTACCTATAGCAATTGCTAATGCATCAACTTTTGTTTTAGCTACAAAATCTGCCGCTTCTTCAGGATCAGTCAAAAGCATATCAGTAGAAAGTTCACCTTCAAATCCATGACCATCTTCTGCCTCACCTTTTCCTGTTTCTAATGAACCTAAGCAACCCAACTCTCCTTCGACACTTACTCCAACTGAATGAGCAAAATCTACTACTTTTTTAGTAACTTCAACATTATATTCATAACTAGCAGGTGTTTTTGCATCTGCCTCTAGAGAACCATCCATCATTACTGATGTGAAACCATTTATTGCTGCTGAATAGCATGTTGATGGCTCATTACCATGGTCTTGGTGCATTACCACTGGAATATTTGGATATGTTTCTGTAGCGGCAAGGATTAGATGACGTAAGAAAATTTCTCCTGCATAATTTCTTGCCCCTCTTGAAGCTTGGAGGATAACTGGACTATCAGTTTCATATGCTGCTTCCATGATTGCTTGAACTTGCTCAAGATTATTAACATTGAAAGCTGGAATACCGTAACCATTCTCAGCAGCGTGATCTAAAAGTAGTCTTAGTGGAACGAGGGCCATAATTAAAATAAGTTAGATGCTATACAAAGCACTTGTTTCCGCGAGTTTAGTACAAAGAGGGATCAAATGTCACGTAATTAGATATACAAAATCTATATTTTTATATTTAACCCGCTCTTCGACGATTCTCTTATGGCTTCGCAAACTTTATGACTAGCAAGTCCTTCGCATAAGCCTGGAATGATAGGTGTTTTATTAAAAATACTCTCAGCCCATAAATTTTGAATTCTCAAAACTGGAGCTATCCTCCCATCAGTCCATGTTTTTTCGAAATTAAAACTTGAATCTGCAGTTAGATTTTGTATTTTATTTTCGCTGTTTGAATATTTCAAATTAAAACCATGGACATAATCTTTTTGGTTCTCGCTTTTAAGAATAAGTGAACCTTCGCTTCCATATATTTCTAAACTAAAACCTCTACCGTTTTTAGAAATCGATGATAATGATACCTGACATGGAATAAGATTCGAGCTGTAGTTTGATATTTCTATATTCGCTAAACATACATCTTCACTAGTAACATCATTTAAATCAGATGAATTAGGTAAAGGTCTTTTTTTTATTGATGTTGCTAACTTGCCAGTCACGCTTATTGCTTCTCCAAAAAACCAATTCAACATATCGAATGCATGAGTACCCAAGGCGCCAATAACTCCTCCACCTTTTTCTTCCAATGAATACCAATTCCAGGATCTTTTGGGATCGGATCTACTGCCCATTAACCAATCTAATTTGACTAAATATATATCTCCTAAGATATTTTCATCAATAAGTTTTTTTGTCTGAAGGAAAAGAGGTACTGCTCTATATTCAAAATCAACACATACGCTTAAATTATTTATCAAAGATAATCTTTGAAGCTCTTCAATTTCTGAGGAGGATATTGAAACGGGTTTTTCTAAGAACAAATTTTTATTATTCTCAAGAGCTTGTTTCGCTAACTTGAATCTTGATTCAGGAGGGGTGGCAATAATAATTCCATCAATTTTTGGAGATTTAACTAAGTCTTCCCAATTATGAAAAAAATCTAAGCCCGTTTCTTTTTCTAATATCGATTTTTGCTTTTTCTCGTAATGATAAATAGCTACAGGAGTTAAGTGATCAGAATGCTTTAATGCCTCTAAATGAACTTTTTTCCCAAACCCCAGTCCAGCGATTGCTATTTTTAATTTTTTATTTTTTGTATTCATTTTTATCCATCAATAAACTCTAAACAGCTATTTTCAATAACAACATCTAAGAGTTCATCATTATTAGAAGTTTGCCATTTTGAATTGAATTGAGGAATTCCATTTATTGATGTATCTTTGAACTTCTTTTCATTACAATTGATTCTCATTACATAAAGTGATAACTCTCCATCATCATCAGAATTAGTTGGATTCTTAAAGAACTTTGTTAATACACTTATTTCCCCATTTGGGTGAGGCTTAATACTCCCTTTATCAAGCCATTCTTTCCCATCATTATTCTCTTTAAGGAGAACCCAATCAACATTTCCTAACGCATATGAATAGGAGGCAAAGTTAAAAATAAAGAGTAAAAGGCTTAAAGAAAAATAAAATAAATTAGAAATTATTCTCATTTTATATATTTGCTTCTGCAAGTTCTTTTACTCCATGGATCTTTAAAATTTTAGTCAAAGTAGTCTTGAGATCTTTCCTTTTCACTATTACATCAACAAAACCATGCTCAAGAAGATATTCAGCTGTTTGAAAATTATCGGGTAATTTTTCTCTTAATGTTTGTTCAATAACCCTTCTTCCCGCAAATCCAATAAGTGCTTTAGGTTCCGCCAAAATCAAATCACCTAACATCGCAAAGCTAGCTGTTACCCCTCCAGTGGTTGGATGAGTTAACAATGGCATATATAGGAGATTTTTCTCTTTATGTTTTTTTAGTGCTCCAGAAATTTTTGCCATTTGCATGAGACTTAACATACCTTCTTGCATCCTTGCCCCACCTGATGCACAAACAATAAGAATTGGGTAATTTTCTAAAGTTGCTCTCTCAATTATCCTTGTAATTTTTTCACCAACTACTGAACCCATAGATCCTCCCATAAACCTAAAATCCATAACAGCTAATGCTAAAGGCATTGTATTTACTGAACAAAAACCTGTTATGACACCATCTCTTAAACCTGTACCTGCTTGACTTTCCTTAATTCGATCAGCATAAGACCTTCTATCTTTAAAACCTAAAGGATCTGTAGGACTTAGTGAACTATCAAATTCTTTGAATGAATTTTTATCAGCAATTATATTTATCCTTTCATCACTATTAATTCTATTATGGTGACCACAATTACTACAAACATTGAAATTTGAAATTAGGTCTTTTCTATAGGCTACTTGCGAACACTCTGAACATTTAACCCACAAACCATCTCCTTCATCAGTATCTTGGGAAACTTTCCCAACAAATTGATCTTTACGCCTTGCGGCAAACCAGTCGATTAATGACACAACGTTTCCTTTTTTTCTATTTAAATCTAAGTTAGGTACTTTTATCAAGAAAGATATATAAATATTTGAGATTTTCTAAATTAGAAACTCCTTAAAAGTTAAAAATATAATTATTTGAGTTAATAATCGAAATTAATTATTATTTATTTTTCTCCTCAATCATTTTATGAATTATTGGAGTAAGAATTAGCTCCATTGCGAAACCCATTTTTCCACCATTTACAACGATACTTGTTGGACTTGACATAAATGAATCGTTAATCATTCCAAGCAAGTATTGAAAATCAATACCCCATTTCTCTCTTGCCCCCTTTCTGAAATGTATGATCACAAAGCTCTCATCAGGAGTTGGGATATTTCTGCATATGAAAGGATTTGAAGTGTCAATTGTGGGTATTCTTTGGAAATTAATATCGGTTTTGCTGAATTGTGGGCAGATATGATTTATATAATCAGGCATTCTTCTCAATATCGTATCCACAATGGTTTCCGCTGAGTAACCTCTTTCTGCGTTATCTCTATGGATTTTTTGAATCCACTCTAAATTTGTTATTGGAACAACGCCAACAAGTAAATCAGCATAAGACGCCACATTGTATCCATCACCTTCTACCCCGCCATGCAAACCTTCATAAAAAAGTACGTCTGTCCCTTCAGGAATATCTTCCCATGGAGTAAATTGCCCAGGTTCTAGGGATGTTCCAAGTCTTGTGTTATGTTCTTCTGCTTCTTCAAGACTATGTAGATAATATCTTTTCTTTCCTCCTCCAGTTTCACCATAGATTTTAAAAAGTTCTTCTAACTTGTCAAAAAGATTAGCCTCTGGACCAAAATGAGAGAAATTTTCACCTTTTGCAAGAGCCTCTGCCATAGCTTTTTTCATAGGCATTCTTTCAAATCTGTGGTAACTATCGCCTTCTACAACTGCGGGAACAATATCTTCTCTGGCAAAAATATGCTCAAAGGCTCTTTTTACTGTACTTGTTCCTGCTCCTGAAGATCCTGTTACAGCGACTACTGGATGACGTTTTGACATTTTTTAAAAACAATATCTAATGATTCTGACAGGTCATATGCCAACTTTATGTTTTACTTAAAAATATTTTTTTATTTATTAATTTTTTTTTAAATTTCATCCATTATTTTATCTCCGATTTCACTGCAAGATAAAACTTCAGTAGACCCATCAGCTAAATCTGCTGTTCTAAATCCGTTTGATAAAACTTTATCAATGGCATTTTCTAAATTTTCTGCAGCTTCTTCTTCATTTAATCCAATTTTTAACATCATGGAAGTAGATAAAAGCATTGCAATAGGATTAGCTATGTTTTTACCAGCTATATCAGGCGCCGAACCATGAACAGGTTCAAAAACGCCTGGGCCATTATTGTTTAAAGAAGCAGATGGAAGCATACCGATAGAACCAGTTAACATTGCGGCTAAATCGCTTAAAATATCTCCGAATAAATTACTAGTTAAAATCACATCAAATTGACTAGGATCTCTAACTAATTGCATTGCTGCATTATCAACGTACATATTGCTTAGAGATATATTTTTATCTTTTGAGGTGATATTTAAAACTGTATCTCTCCACAATTGACTAACCTCAAGAACGTTTGATTTATCAACAGAACATATTTTTTTATTTCTTTGGCTAGCGATTTTTATTGCTATTTCAGTTATTCTTTCTATTTCGGTCGAATCATAAACCATCGTATTGAAAGCTTTTGGGATTTTTGTATTTGTTATATGTCCTCTTGGTTTCCCAAAATAAATTCCCCCTATTAATTCTCTTACAACAATAAGATCTACATGCTCAACGATTTCTTTTTTTAATGTACTTGCTTCCAAGAGAGATTTTCTTATTTTGACAGGCCTAATATTTGCGAAAAGGTTTAGGGCAGATCTTAACTTTAGTAACCCACTTTCTGGCCTTAATTCTCTTGCAAGAGAATCATATTTAATATCTCCAACACATGCTAAAAGTACTGCATCACTTTTTTTGCATTGATCTAGTGTCTCATCTGGAGCTGGAGTACCATATTTTTCATATGCTATCCCTCCAAATAAT
This window contains:
- a CDS encoding uracil phosphoribosyltransferase, translating into MAMSLKVIVPPHPLIKHWLSILREKNTPNILYSTGYEQLGKWLTYEALRNWLPYKKEIVNTDNGDADGFFINNDYPIKVLAMLPEGLSLWFGSKEVIPNSTLSLGELPKTIESNEGVIFYSEQITTKSATLETLIKLKELGVDSNRILLITAICSNKGLNEIAKLFPNQVIYTSCIDEEDEKTKSLRPGIGNPLLRLSTIFQDKN
- a CDS encoding pentapeptide repeat-containing protein is translated as MIKSIVFPSLKNALITLLFVGILFFNSVNSAWAKRPPEIRNQQDLNLEPDMHGQDLSGNEYVKFDLNGFNFSESNLEGAVFNNSKLQNSKFNGANLRDALAYATDFTDADLSDVNFTNALLMESNFEGAKIDGADFTDAVLSRTQQKQLCAIANGTNSSTGESTEYSLGC
- a CDS encoding GTP-binding protein, whose product is MKKKIPVIVVSGFLGSGKTTFLRYLLKESNKKFGLIINEFGDVGIDGDLIKSCDKCDESEDDCIIELNNGCLCCTVQDDFVPSIKALLEFNPSIESIIIETSGLALPIPLIQALNWPEIRSSIYLDIVVGIVNGESMLNGSPINDLNKITKQYNETDKIDHNASIDELFEEQLEVSDIVLVSRSDILNDDQFDVVKHRIQGSLNSSTPVLKSNNGKIDLNYLFDFNFKKETYKEFLTEEHDHNHVELVSDSIKLSYFLEKNNFEKEMSKILDELNILRIKGRIWIPNKSLPLQIQIVGKKINTWFEEAPDNCWRPNDNAGLELVIISFDEKSIKTFNRKIKEKFKILSEPKIAI
- the purS gene encoding phosphoribosylformylglycinamidine synthase subunit PurS → MDQFAAKVFIRLRPSVLDPAGEATKSASIKLGAEGIKSLRIGKMIEVKIEGNGEKDVREKIDLLCDRLFANTVIEDYEYSLEKL
- the purQ gene encoding phosphoribosylformylglycinamidine synthase subunit PurQ, with the protein product MDNFIVGVVVFPGSNCDRDVSWALEGCLDIRTKYLWHESSDLSDVDAIVLPGGFSYGDYLRCGAIARFSPLINALDEFVKSGKRVLGICNGFQILTESGFLPGALVANKNLNFICDDVELDIVSSKGGWFKNEDEKQTIKLPIAHGEGRYHCDSDTLKKLVDNELIALRYKNNPNGSSFDIAGITNEKGNVLGLMPHPERACDETIGGTDGLFTLKSLILK
- the fba gene encoding class II fructose-bisphosphate aldolase (catalyzes the reversible aldol condensation of dihydroxyacetonephosphate and glyceraldehyde 3-phosphate in the Calvin cycle, glycolysis, and/or gluconeogenesis), with the protein product MALVPLRLLLDHAAENGYGIPAFNVNNLEQVQAIMEAAYETDSPVILQASRGARNYAGEIFLRHLILAATETYPNIPVVMHQDHGNEPSTCYSAAINGFTSVMMDGSLEADAKTPASYEYNVEVTKKVVDFAHSVGVSVEGELGCLGSLETGKGEAEDGHGFEGELSTDMLLTDPEEAADFVAKTKVDALAIAIGTSHGAYKFTRKPTGEVLAISRIAEIHKAIPNTHLVMHGSSSVPQEWLDIINKYGGEIPQTYGVPVEEIQEGIRNGVRKVNIDTDNRLAFTAAVREAAFADKANFDPRHFNKPARKYMKQVCLDRYKQFWCEGQASKIKQNSTNYFADLYAKGDLDPKVKATV
- a CDS encoding Gfo/Idh/MocA family protein, producing the protein MNTKNKKLKIAIAGLGFGKKVHLEALKHSDHLTPVAIYHYEKKQKSILEKETGLDFFHNWEDLVKSPKIDGIIIATPPESRFKLAKQALENNKNLFLEKPVSISSSEIEELQRLSLINNLSVCVDFEYRAVPLFLQTKKLIDENILGDIYLVKLDWLMGSRSDPKRSWNWYSLEEKGGGVIGALGTHAFDMLNWFFGEAISVTGKLATSIKKRPLPNSSDLNDVTSEDVCLANIEISNYSSNLIPCQVSLSSISKNGRGFSLEIYGSEGSLILKSENQKDYVHGFNLKYSNSENKIQNLTADSSFNFEKTWTDGRIAPVLRIQNLWAESIFNKTPIIPGLCEGLASHKVCEAIRESSKSGLNIKI
- the accD gene encoding acetyl-CoA carboxylase, carboxyltransferase subunit beta — encoded protein: MSLIDWFAARRKDQFVGKVSQDTDEGDGLWVKCSECSQVAYRKDLISNFNVCSNCGHHNRINSDERINIIADKNSFKEFDSSLSPTDPLGFKDRRSYADRIKESQAGTGLRDGVITGFCSVNTMPLALAVMDFRFMGGSMGSVVGEKITRIIERATLENYPILIVCASGGARMQEGMLSLMQMAKISGALKKHKEKNLLYMPLLTHPTTGGVTASFAMLGDLILAEPKALIGFAGRRVIEQTLREKLPDNFQTAEYLLEHGFVDVIVKRKDLKTTLTKILKIHGVKELAEANI
- a CDS encoding phosphoribulokinase, coding for MSKRHPVVAVTGSSGAGTSTVKRAFEHIFAREDIVPAVVEGDSYHRFERMPMKKAMAEALAKGENFSHFGPEANLFDKLEELFKIYGETGGGKKRYYLHSLEEAEEHNTRLGTSLEPGQFTPWEDIPEGTDVLFYEGLHGGVEGDGYNVASYADLLVGVVPITNLEWIQKIHRDNAERGYSAETIVDTILRRMPDYINHICPQFSKTDINFQRIPTIDTSNPFICRNIPTPDESFVIIHFRKGAREKWGIDFQYLLGMINDSFMSSPTSIVVNGGKMGFAMELILTPIIHKMIEEKNK
- the leuB gene encoding 3-isopropylmalate dehydrogenase, yielding MKKYKIVLLSGDGIGPEISEVSKKVLKKLSKNHNFDIEIIEKLFGGIAYEKYGTPAPDETLDQCKKSDAVLLACVGDIKYDSLARELRPESGLLKLRSALNLFANIRPVKIRKSLLEASTLKKEIVEHVDLIVVRELIGGIYFGKPRGHITNTKIPKAFNTMVYDSTEIERITEIAIKIASQRNKKICSVDKSNVLEVSQLWRDTVLNITSKDKNISLSNMYVDNAAMQLVRDPSQFDVILTSNLFGDILSDLAAMLTGSIGMLPSASLNNNGPGVFEPVHGSAPDIAGKNIANPIAMLLSTSMMLKIGLNEEEAAENLENAIDKVLSNGFRTADLADGSTEVLSCSEIGDKIMDEI